Part of the Trichoderma asperellum chromosome 1, complete sequence genome is shown below.
TCCCAATGTCCCAAGGCAATATCACGGCTACGTTGATCAAAACCCCAAGTCTAAGCTATGCGGTTATCTTAACTTGGGTCCTTTGAGCTGGCGTCTAAAAGGATTCTTGAAAAGTACAGGGAGAATGATCCTCACGATATTTGCTCCTGAAGTCATTATTGCCGTGGCTTATAACGACCGTCTTGCAACCCGTGAGGATCATGAGCTATTGGACAAGCTGgcagaaggcgaagaaggcggcaAGGTGGAATGGTCGTTGGACCACACTTATTACGCGAACATGGGAGGCTTCGTCATCAAGAAAACAAACGCCGAAGCTGAGACTGGAAACGGATACAACTTACACCACCTGTCTGGGAGAGACGTTTATATTCTGCGAAAGAAGAGATGCATCGGAAAGCTGCCAAATATTAACCAAAGAGAGCACAAAGACAGGGTCAAAAGCGATTCATTTATAAAGGCAATCTCTATCTCGCAGATTATCTGGTCTACAACACGGATATTAGATCGAACTGTTTACGGGCTGGCCATATGTGCCCTTGAGCTGACGGTATTGGCTTTTGCACTCTGCGCGATTGCCATCTATTGGCTGTACTGGGACAAGCCTAAGAGCATTGGCGTATCTACAACCATTGACCGATTAATAAGCTATGAAAGGATAAAGGACATTCTTGTGGAAGCGAGAACTCGTGGTGTCGATATCAATAACATGGAGATTGTTGAGAATGatggcagcatcaagacAGAAAGCAATATGAGCATCAGCACAGGAGGGGTTATCAATGAAGCTTGTAAGGGGGGAAATAACGGTCGATGAAATTGCAACCGAAAAAGAGATTGTCAAAGCATACAGCACTAGACACATCTTTTCCCTAAAAAGAACTCGCGCTTTCTCCTCAAGATCTGAAGCGGTTGATGGCGCACCACTGAGAATCGACACTATTCGGGAAGGCAAAGAATTCGATAACAAGACATTCTGGGCACTGTTAGTGGGAGTAGTGCTATTTGGAGGGATACATGTCGGAGGCTGGCGCGTCGA
Proteins encoded:
- a CDS encoding uncharacterized protein (TransMembrane:1 (n6-17c22/23o241-266i)~EggNog:ENOG41~SECRETED:SignalP(1-22)), which produces MGLPKIPIQLSCFFFFVATVQAYTVFKPKCSAPTAEANYVAAPDSRGTLDILLKSIFTIFACTWTIHYPNVPRQYHGYVDQNPKSKLCGYLNLGPLSWRLKGFLKSTGRMILTIFAPEVIIAVAYNDRLATREDHELLDKLAEGEEGGKVEWSLDHTYYANMGGFVIKKTNAEAETGNGYNLHHLSGRDVYILRKKRCIGKLPNINQREHKDRVKSDSFIKAISISQIIWSTTRILDRTVYGLAICALELTVLAFALCAIAIYWLYWDKPKSIGVSTTIDRLISYERIKDILVEARTRGVDINNMEIVENDGSIKTESNMSISTGGVINEACKGGNNGR